ccattccCTTTGCAGCCGGTGTAATGGTTGGCCTGAGCTGGATAGCACAGAGCTCATTACTAGcaatcccagtgaagtcatgtGAGCTGATAACTTGGTAAGATTCAAAGGGGAATTTGGTAGACGATGTGTGGCCTTGGAGCCATAGATTATCAGCCCAGTAATCCCAGGGAGCAGGATAGAAATTTAGCTGCGTTAGCCTCCATTTCTGGCAGTGAATCAATAAGcccaccctttgtttcccagAGGAAAAGATTTACcagtttctgtcagaaaatggatCTCGCAGTGCATTAGCCATTGCCAAACATATGGGAAAGACGACACGAAAGGAAGTCAATGCAGATTTATACGCGCTGCAGAAAAGACATGTCCTCAGCCAGGAGGAAGACACGAAGCTTTGGTCGGTTTATGGACAGGGGGCAGGTATTGTACTGAGATGCATTTGTCAGAACACCGCATTCTGAGTAGCATTACAAAAAGcggctttgttttctttttggctGTAAACATTTTCAGCTAGACGACTAAATGGTCCTTCCCCGGGCCACTTCTTTTTGGCTTCGAGAACGTGGGCTTTTCTTCGATTTGCATATCTGCACTAATGCTCACAGTTTGATCTATCTTTAATCAGAAGTTCTGGTAAACTGCTCAGAACATGGGGCTGGGAAACTTGGGTCTTGATTCAGCCAGAAACTGCCCAACTCACTGTGTGCCCTCCTAGGGAGATGGGGGTTCATTTAACTCCCTTGTGCTCCcatttccccatccataaaacgGGGAGAGCACTTGTCCACCTTGTAAAGGGCTCGGAGTTCCTGAAATGATTAGCACTGTGAAGCCACAAGTTATTGTTATGCCTACGCTGACATATATTAGAAAAAAGATGTTGTCTATCATTCTCTTACTAAAATCATTTCATCTCACTACTTCTACACCCTGGGCTTGATCAGTCCCATTTCTATCATTCTTTTCTACAGATCAAATCCTGCCCTGGGATATGCACCCTTTCCATTGTTGTTAGTTGTACATCGTTTTTGGGTACTGCTGGATGACTGAGATCAGCCCTCACCACTGGCACCAttcgacacacacacacacacacacagaagtgaTGTGTAACTTCAGGCTCCCTTACTTCCATAGCTTCTCTCAACGTCTTCCTGCCCACAACCCTCCATTCTGAGATAACGAGACAACAGAGAtaactgctaccagtcagtgtcACTATGAAAACAGGATACCTAAACAGCCCTTACTCCCTCTAAATACACAGACTTAGTAACATGACAGGCTCctttaggtatgtctacactgcacactaagtctgggctctgactcaggtttgaggcCAAGTCCCACTTcggtccacacacaaatcagtctgtcTTGGGTCAGCAAGCACACAGGACCCAGGTCCTAGGATTCTGCTACAGTGTGCCAGCAGCCCATTGTGGAGCGTCTCAGAGCCCGGGTTTACAGACTCAAGCTCGTGGGACTCGCATTACAGGGCTAACAATAGCTGTGCAGATTTTGAAGTCTAGAGAGGGGATGGGTTTTGTCACAAGACAAGAATTGCTTTTCTCCCAGGAAAATTGTTTGTCTTTTGAACTGGTGactaatgtgttttgttttgttctttcccAGGTTACAAACTAACAAATCCTGGAGCAAATAAGGAAGCAGGGCCAGTTATTATTCAGAATAATCCAACAAACATTATCTATCAGGGAGGAGTGCAAAACACCATCTCTATAGCTGATTCCAGAGCTACTCAAATTGGAAACTACAACTCGCTGAATCTAGTGGATAAAAAAGATGGTAATCATCTGTCTGCACAGGTTTATGGGTGCTATACTTGTTCTCAGAGAGGATAACCGACATGAACAGCCATCATAATTAATAACATAAAAAAGATTTCATATTTTACTACAGCTGGTTGGAGAATGGAATGTCTGTCCTGCGGGATatgccaacattttgaaatttgcttttgtGCCAAACGGTATTAAAAGTTAAGTtactgcagaatggaaattctgaaaaatttctaTTAGGAAACACCAGATCATTTAATGTCAATAACTGAAACTATAATATAACTGTATTAAAtatgtaatatataaatataacatAATATTAAAATTACTATTGCAATATACACCTAATATAGAGCTTATCAAAATGAGAGTGTCAAAACGAATCATTTTGGCACTCTCCCATACAAAAtttcactattattattattattattttattaatatagttattattccttcCCTTTCCATTTATGCTTTAGATTCTAGACCAACTGTTCCAAGACTTAGGGCTGCATCAGAGAATGCTGATATGTTGCACTGTGAAGCAGAAGCTAAAGCAACCCCCCAGGGTGGTCAGGAAATTGATGTCACTGAGTCCACACTCAAGAATACTGTCATTGGTGATGATAATCAAATGAATATCATTATGAAGGCCTTTGCTGATAGTCGAGAGGAGCATCTGGACCAATATGGCACTCCAGAAAAGAGTAGGTACAGTGTGTTGGCTTATGTTGAAGATACTCCTACCCTCTGCAGGGCACTGGTTATACGAGAACTCCCTCAAGTACAGCCCTGTCTGCATGAGAACTGACTTGTGAATCGTTACAAGGTGTGTCAGTGCTGAAACAAACCTTTGTGACTCTAGAAATTGGGCTTAATGCTCAGAGTCTGTGATGTGTGAGTAGCAGTGGTTATTGCGCTCCGGCCCTGTCCATGTATATCTGTCCTCTTTCACAACTGGGGCAGGAAAACTTTCCTCTGACATCCTACAAGCGCATATTGGTGACTAACTCCTATAACAAAAACCTCCTTAACCCTGCAAGCCTTCCATATGGCTCCACTATTTATGGTAGGACACCCTCCCAGAAAGCCTGCATCCCAGGCAGGACCAACTTTATGACAGAGTGCAGCCCAGAAAATGGGTCCTAATGTCTATTATTGACTCAGCACCTGTCGTCTGCCtctgattcccactgacttcaaagggatgtAGGACGAGGCAACTAGATAAAGGGGAAGTGTTCCCAAGTGGTTAGAGTGAGGGACTGctagtcaggagagctgggtatTCTTGACTATGCCACTGACTTGCAGAGTGGCCTATGGCAAACTTCTTAACATCATCTGGAAAATGAAGATGCCAATATTTTGTATGTTGCTTTGAGCTCCTTCATGGAACATGCTGCACAAGTGCCAAGAACTTTTTAGAACTATACTATGTACCCTCCTATCTGTGTCCATTTATTTCTGTGCAACAAACTAAAGTGCTGAAATGCTGAGACTTCTGCTACTATCATGCAAATCTTAGTCCCACCCAAGCCCTGGGAAATGAGTACGTCACCTTTTTGACATTCACTGATTCTGTCTTTCTGATTTCTTATGCTCTCATTTTCATGACAAATGCTCCCcctacccccttttttttttttaactctagaTCCATTTGGTGACAGTTTTTCTGCCAGCCCTGGGCCGTCACTGAAAATTGTTAACACCTCCCTCCCCGGGGAAGGGAGAGCTCCATTGCAAAGAGTCAGCATCGACAAGTCCGAGATGGAGAACGTCATGATCGGAAACAACAACCAAATGAGTGTTCATGAGCAATATGGTTCTGCCGGCCTCGCAGATGAGGAGACAAATGAGGAAGACGATGCTTCAGGTGAAGATGGCGAATGCCATGTTGACACTTGTAGGCTTCTCTTGCGTGTAAACTGTGGCTGATGTGTATGAGCTGGCTCCATGGTGTGTGCCAGACACTTGAAGACTGACACCTACGTCATACTTGCCAAATTTGGGCAGGTGGCCGGTTCTGAAAATTCtgcactatgggcctgatccaaagcctctttaggtcaatgggaatctttccattggcttcaatgggctttggatcagattctAGAACTGTCACTGTCACTgggtccttcccttcccccccctttgGGCCAGGTCCTGGCATCCTTCCTAATGCTGGGGTAGATTGGTACTTTGCACAGGGGGAGCCCTAATTTACATCACTGGCGTAATATCCCTTAGTGGTCTTACACCAGTAGCCAATAAGGCGTAACAGAGCAATTTGCTACCCATGACATGTCCCCTCCTGGGAGCCAGCGAGGGGGTGGGAATGGCTGTGATTTCCACCATGCAGTGCATAGTGGCCTTAGCGGACTGGAGAATTCAACCCCAAGGGTTGATTTTATTTATTAGGGTATTTCCCCCATCATGCTAAACTGTAATTACTTTGCAAGAACCTTGATTCCTCTTTCGCTGCATGCTGTACTTTTTCACATCAGTATTTCTTATTTTTGTATCTTCATCGTTTACAATGCGTGTTCTTTAAATTGTAAATGAAATATACAGAGATAGAAGCAAAGGGTAGCTACCAGTGTCAGTAACCACGCTGTATTCATTTTAACTTAAGGATTGCACAATTCAGTTGCATTTATATCAtgcacagctctgctctgctccagtcACTTAAATGCTCTCTCACTTCTCCTCTTGCTTAATAATTCCACTAGATTCCAACTTGATATCGGAGCAAAGCGAATGGACATCCTGTGATGATAGCAGCCTGGATCGGTCAAGTGACATTTCCATCCTTTGTGAAAAGTTGCAAGATGTAATCATTGGGAACAACAACTATATGAATGTAGAAGAAACTGCAGATACTGAGAGTGGTGAAGGAGATGAAGACAAATAACGGATATGTGGAGAAAGCGAAGATCTTGCTTATGAGGCCCATACAGAAATTCACAAATGTGAGCAGGTAGAGGTAAAGAAACTTGCTAATTCTAATTATTTTTGCCAGGGAGAAGGAAGATATTTTCTGTGATTTACAGACAATAAATGGAACAGGACACACTGTTCTCAGCCTACTCAAAATGTTGAAAAGCAAACAGGATCCCTATATCTTTCCTTAGGGAGTTTTTCTGCAagagaaagaaaagtaacagggAGTGAATCAATTTTATGCTCGCTGTGAACTTTCAGAGCCATCGTAAACCTTGAATCCACCCAGGACTTGGAAATCTTGTGCTCTGGCAAGTGACGAATTTCAAATGGCAGCTGCTGTAAAACTCTTAATTAGTTTGCACCATCATTCTGCTGGTAGGCTCCAAGGCAAGCTGCTAACTGGAGGTGATGGCCCAGCATGAGCTATGTCTCAATTTGGTGGAGAGAGCTTTCAAATTCTGCCTTTTTGGAGAAGGGGATGAGCTAATGGGTGAGGAGCGGGGGTAAGAAGGAAGAATGCAAAACGTATTGTTCTTGTCAGTTTAAGATTCTGAACCTCTTCTGGGACCCAGCCGAAAGTGGGAACCGAGGTTGTGGAGCCAAAGCCGAGCCACCCTACAGAGACTTCTCCATCCTAGTAGAGAATTGTACTTGGGACAGTGGATACTGGGATGTCCTACctcagagctgggaaaggggagGCCTGGTCCAACCAGCTACACAGACACATTTAGGGGGTCCTGTGTGTACAGCGAGAACAGCTGAGCTAGCCTGGTTACCAAAAGCTAACAGGTGTCTGTTACTAACAGAGTTCAGTCTTTCCACCTCTCATTAAGTTGTCATGAGTCTCGCAGTGTTCACTgactttcttaaagccccagctcctacaACTCAGAACCTCTCTGcttgttcttaaaagaaaaaaaggctgaAAATGTGAACCAAGCACCATCTCCAGGCTCGGAAACCAAAAAGTCAAATAAAAAGAAGCCCCAAAATGTgtagattttaaaaatctcatgatttttttaaactgctctcatgattttggggcctgattcataatatttgaatgcttggggttgccAGTACTGCCCATATTAATCACGTGGTGCTTGGACACGACCATGCCAGTAACTGGTTACAAACTCTTCTAACATCGTAGTATGGACAGGGTATTGTACGGCTGGGCTCCAGAAGCAAGGAATCGTTAGAGGAGAATGAGGGACTCTGGAATTTGCTTTCCTTTCAGCTCAACGGTTCCACACTGTGTTGACTTCCCAGGTATTTTCCAAGGCCTATGTCTTCATACAGGTCTTTCCTAGAGGGATTATTGtagtgttttttctctctctctctctctctcaacattaTGCTAATTTAGATAATTATTGTCAATGTTTTTGTCAATGTTTTGATTGTTTATGTGACAAGAAAGCAAGTGATGGGCACATTGTATAAATATGACAAATTAAATTAATGCTGCAGCTGGGTTCTTAAAAGGGCTGAATGATTTTATTTGTAGTCACAGAGACAAATTGAAGGTAAATGGATTCCCTGCTGCAGACTGTAAGCTGATCACCCTACGGGTCAGGAAGGTATTGACCCATCTACAGCATAGTAGCCTTTGATAGCTACGCTACGGGCTGACATACCTGCTCAGCTCTGGAGCTCAAAGACCAGAAACCAAAACAAGGTTCACGCAAATCCCTACAAACCAACACACAAGCTGAGCTAAAGTAGCTGGTTTGTATCCTGGAAAGGGGATCACTTCTATTTACAAATATGGGGCCCAAGTCTCCATTCTGCCTGAGCTCTCCAGAGGCTGAGAGAGAAAGTGGAGAGGGAGATAAATGGGTTTCCTTCCCCTGTATTCTGGATCCAGTCCCAATGTATGGTACAGCATCAGGAGTGCTCTTACATTTGGGCTGCCTAGAGCCCCCCCAGGGGCCATTCCAGCAGTGGGCATTCTGCTTCTCTTGGCCATGTTTCCAACACATCCTCTCCACCAGGCGCTGTGAAAGGAGATGGTGTAATTCCCCTATGCCAAATCCACCAACCTTATagcccctttgtgctgccagagTGCCCGATGGAGCATTGAGCCAGTGGGATTTCTCGACCACTTTTTAATGTCACTGCTGCATTTCCTGTTGAGTCAGACATTGATCCATCTGCACCTTGTTTTTCAAGGCAAGGTAGGACTAGCTAGTGAAAAAATGATGACCCCAGAGTTAATTTACCTCCATAACTAAGTAGTAAACTAAATCAAAACCACTTCAGTAGAGCATAAAAATTTTAAGGAACTAGTAAAAATATTGATAGGTACTCCCTGCAAATCAATGGAGTCACAGTGTTGAATATATCCTTTTAACTCCGTGTCTGTAAAGACCCAGATGTATAGCACTCCACCTAATCATCACTATTTCAAGTTGCTTAACTCAGGGGTGAATGGAACCAGGGGCAtcaatttgcatgtgcaattgtAATATCTTTCCAGCCAAGGTGACTCAAGATGGCATCAGAACTACCTCTGAGTTCCTTTCAAAACATAGCAAGAAACTCAAGATGATTGGTGTCaggatttgtgtgtgtaaagCCAAGAGCATACTGTATTTGTAGTCAGTGGATGACAAGCACCTGAcagatcccacccccacccccagtcaaaGCAGCTGAGATGCATGTCAAGCTTACTTTGACTGCAATGTGATCGTTTTGTTTTCCTGTGTGGAGGTAGCTCTAAAATTAGGGACACTGGAAAAAacagaccaaaaaagaaaagagagagaaaactctCTGATCATAGCTAAATAGCAAATCAATGCTGAATGTCAGAAGTGATTTAAGTGTAGGCATATGCCTCACTATACCAAAGTCAGATCATTGTCCCGTGATGTCTGGTTTTCCACTTCAGCAGTGGTTGTAGAGATCAGAGACCTGGGACACCATGGGCAGGGTTATCTCCTGTTTACACAGACCtttatctcctcactatatgccCCCCAATGGCCACCCTGAATAGTAGCTCTACAAGTTTATACCTAACTCCACAATGGTCAATTCCAATAATTAAAGGCTTAAATTATTCATTCTATGGCTTTAAGGAATTGCCATATGAGTAAAGGGCAGGAGATCCTTCAGAAAACCCAATAATTGacctatttaagtcaatgagaatttttttgccattgacttccatgggacaaATATCAAGCTTAATATGGGCCTGAGTTTGAAACCCTTAGTGATGCCATGTGGCACTGATTCAATGGGGAATTAGTCATGTAAATAAGTCCTATCTGATGTGAGTAATGGAGGCAGATTCTGGCCCTAAGTCATTACGATTTTAGGCTCAGGAGAAACTGCATGACTCAGTTCTAGATTTACAAAATAAATCTCAAGCCACAAAGTACCTTTTGGCTTTTGTCAAAGTTGATCCAAAAGGGCTGtgctaaataataaaaaagatcaAGCTTTTGATGTTAATTTGCATCTTCAAGCATAAAATCCAGCCTTGATGATGAAGCCGAGCCCAGCCTGTTTCACCCAGGCAAAAAATACTCAACAAGAACCTTATGTTACTTTTCATTTAGAGAAAACATCtatacatgtaaaaaaaaaaaaatagaaaactccTTGACAGGTAAATAATTAGGAAACATCTGGCCAAACTGAAGGCAAAAGAAGTCATTTCAGGGAAAGGTGGTTCACTGAAAGCTTTTCATCGTGACTCCAACTTAGCAGTTAACGAAAAAATAACACTTACTGATGAAGTGTTTAAAATGGCAGATGGCAAAAATTCTATACATATCTAGCACAAGAAGCTAAATAGATTAAGGGAAAAAATATTGGATCGTCTAAATGTGGAGATGTGCGCCCAGAGGCAGGGCAAGTATTTTGAAACTGTCATGATATTTTTGATAGATTTCCCAGAAGCAGTGTGGTTCCAGGAATGGCAGGTTATTGGAAAGGCTGATTACTGGACACTGCAGTGTTTGCCTTGGAAGTACAGGGTACCTGTTTCCAGTGATGGTAGTTCCTGGAATGGCAACACAACAGGAACGCTCCATATGCTatattctccactgccctgcacctcatGATATCATTTACACTGTACAAATTGGGTATAAAATGCCACCAATTCCGAATGGTAGCATACCTGCTTTACGGGGTGATGATACTGGGTGTTTGGCAGTGGAGAATCTGACTTACGGTGTCTGTACTGTACTGTAATTTATTGCTGTACTAGTTTATCCCAGGTAACACACTGTTTTATGAGCTCACGACTGGGACCAATACATTATTCAGTAAGAAAGTGTGAACTCTGCAAAAAACCCTCTGGAAAGCAAAGACAGGAAGCATACACTATATCCCCCCCTCCAAATTAATTGCtattattttgattaaaatacaTTATCATATAaatatttgatttaaaatgtGATTAAATCTTTCTTGCTTATGAACTGTGACACCTTTAAAGCCTAACCTTTTATGGCTTAGCGCTACATAATTATGTTGCTCATTAGCTACGTTTAATAGTTCGATCTCTTAATATGCTCTGCCATTTGGAACCTGCCGTCAGTGCCAAGTTCAAATCAATGCTGTTAGTTATTTGTGCCATTGCAGataattaaacaaaaattaaaagcaatTTAACCTTGCAGATATTCACAGTGTGGTATTAATCTGGCTTGGGATAGATTGATAttcaaagactgggagtggctcaATTAGCCCAATgttatgggcctaattctgcctTTCTTTATACAGggacaaatcccattgaagtcattgggagttgaaGTAGGACAGGGTAGGGCCCTGTGTTCCCAGGCCAGTAGGTGGCTGCATGGAATAGATAAGGGCAATCTGGAATTTGCATGGGCAATTACATCTCTGtaaaataagtcttggagcaGCCACAGAGCTTGATTCTGCACTGTCTTGTAATTTGTGCAGTCACTCACCCCTGGGCAGAGATAAAATGCTACCCTGTGAGAATGggattctttctctcttcctttcacgGGTATAAGTGAATGCACCAGGGTGTTAGAGGCTAGGAATCTTACAAGAGCCTACGGTCACTTCTGGTTTTGTTCCTGGCTGAGAATATTTCTCACGCTATTGCTGAACTTCCCACCTTACCTACAAGTTACTGGACGCTTAAAGGCAGCAGCAAATGTAAAGAAAGTACCACAAAAATCATAATTCAGAAGCTTTACTAAAAGGTCAGGATCGTTTGAAGAACAGGTGAAGTTTGGGGAGAAGAgagttttcttcttttcccccccactggTTCTGCCACCATCAAGGCCTCCCAAAGCATATTTCTATGGACACCTTGAAAGGCTACAAAAAGAGGGTGGTGCTTATCAGA
This DNA window, taken from Emys orbicularis isolate rEmyOrb1 chromosome 12, rEmyOrb1.hap1, whole genome shotgun sequence, encodes the following:
- the ZBP1 gene encoding Z-DNA-binding protein 1; protein product: MAKAPSSAASQVEQLIFDHLRRAATPKKACEIAGACSVTKKEAKKVLYKLHKEGKVEKQSDDNKWLVRADAEVECHQKTAELKIDDTALVPLHQPVNAVTPVKDDRKLSENQEKIYQFLSENGSRSALAIAKHMGKTTRKEVNADLYALQKRHVLSQEEDTKLWSVYGQGAGYKLTNPGANKEAGPVIIQNNPTNIIYQGGVQNTISIADSRATQIGNYNSLNLVDKKDDSRPTVPRLRAASENADMLHCEAEAKATPQGGQEIDVTESTLKNTVIGDDNQMNIIMKAFADSREEHLDQYGTPEKNPFGDSFSASPGPSLKIVNTSLPGEGRAPLQRVSIDKSEMENVMIGNNNQMSVHEQYGSAGLADEETNEEDDASDSNLISEQSEWTSCDDSSLDRSSDISILCEKLQDVIIGNNNYMNVEETADTESGEGDEDK